The Cellvibrio zantedeschiae genomic sequence GATGACCTTAAGGCTCTTGCCACATTTGGATTCCCATCCCCATCACCTGGACCATATTGAGAAGGCAGATGTCTTGCCCCTGACTACAGGGCAAAAGCGCGCTTTGCTTCTAAGCGTTATCGGCTTTTCGCTCATGTGGGGCGCCAATAATGCTTATCTCATCAGCTTGCCGCTGCATTTGAAGGACGGTTTGGGAATAGGTACTGAATATGTCGGTTGGATCATGGGCACCTGCGCGGGGCTGGAGATTCCGTTCATGTTGTTAGCCGGGCATTATGCGGCGCGTGTGAATATCATGAACCTGGTGAAGCTAGCAGGCTTGGCGGCCTTGGTTCTTTACATGGGCGTATATTTCGCCAGCGCGCTTTGGCAATTCTTCGCGTTGCAGATATTTAACGCCATGTTTATAGGTATTTTGGCTGGCTTAGGGGTATCAGTGATTCAGGATTTGATGCCGGGGCGTTCGGGTGCAGCATCGGCGCTCTATACCAATACCTCGCATATGGGTAATCTAATCAGCAGTTTGTTGGTGGCCGTGGTGGCGGATGTTTATGGCTATCACCAAGTGTTTGTGGTGAATTTGTTGATCATCGCGCTGGCAATTTTGGCGTTTGGGCGAGTCCGAGTAAAAAACGAAGGGAAGCTTTAAAAATGTTTGCGAGGCAGACAGCGCAAGGAAAAAACACACGAAAGAGCGGAGTTTATATTCAATAAATGAGCATT encodes the following:
- a CDS encoding sugar efflux transporter translates to MSPLFRPLALGIYTLFLLAGVVCALVLPTLSLFLAKEIGVRPFLVGVPFAGIALTSMLYNQVIGGWSDKLSDRRPLIAGFCLVGAVVCALLAYSRNYWIVASVVILLLSLALVSFSQMLAYSLDYAERNVPAERVPLFNAIVRAQIAIAWVAGPPAGFLLASYFGFTTMYLIAAGMFVFIGVMTLRLLPHLDSHPHHLDHIEKADVLPLTTGQKRALLLSVIGFSLMWGANNAYLISLPLHLKDGLGIGTEYVGWIMGTCAGLEIPFMLLAGHYAARVNIMNLVKLAGLAALVLYMGVYFASALWQFFALQIFNAMFIGILAGLGVSVIQDLMPGRSGAASALYTNTSHMGNLISSLLVAVVADVYGYHQVFVVNLLIIALAILAFGRVRVKNEGKL